A region of Salmo salar chromosome ssa17, Ssal_v3.1, whole genome shotgun sequence DNA encodes the following proteins:
- the LOC123728086 gene encoding proline-rich extensin-like protein EPR1, giving the protein MADFTHTFVIGLSTRNPDSDHQLSPEPQTQTTNSPQNPRLRPPTLPRTPDSDHQLSPEPQTQTTNSPRTPDSDHQLFPEPQTQTTNSPQNPTLRPPTLPRTPDSDHQLSPEPQTQTTNSPQNPRLRPPTLPRTPDSDHQLPQNPRLRPPTPPDSDHQLPQNPRLRPPTLPRTPDSDHQLSPEPQTETTNSPRTPDSDHQLPQNPRLRPPTPPEPQTQTNSPRNPDSDHQLPQNPRLRPPTPPEPQTQTTNSPRTPDSDHQLPQNPRLRPPTPPEPQTQTTNSPRNPDSDHQLPRNPDSDHQLPQNPRLRPPTPPEPQTQTTNSPRTPDSDHQLSPEPQTQTTNSPQNPTLRPPTLPRTPDSDHQLSPEPQTQTTNSPQNPRLRPPTLPRTPDSDHQLPQNPRLRPPTPPDSDHQLPQNPRLRPPTLPRTPDSDHQLSPEPQTETTNSPRTPDSDHQLPQNPRLRPPTPPEPQTQTTNSPRTPDSDHQLPQNPRLRPTPPETLTQTTNSPRTPDSDHQLPQNPRLRPPTPPEPQTQTTNSPRTPDSDHQLPQNPRLRPPTPPEPQTQTTNSPRTPDSDHQLPQNPRLRPPTPPEPQTQTTNSPRTPDSDHQLPQNPRLRPPTPPETDHQLPQKQQSCARDP; this is encoded by the coding sequence ATGGCGGATTTTACACATACATTTGTCATAGGACTTTCCACAAGAAACCCTGACTCAGACCACCAACTCTCCCCAGAACCCCAGACTCAGACCACCAACTCTCCCCAGAACCCCAGACTCAGACCACCAACTCTCCCCAGAACCCCAGACTCAGACCACCAACTCTCCCCAGAACCCCAGACTCAGACCACCAACTCCCCCAGAACCCCAGACTCAGACCACCAACTCTTCCCAGAACCCCAGACTCAGACCACCAACTCTCCCCAGAACCCCACACTCAGACCACCAACTCTCCCCAGAACCCCAGACTCAGACCACCAACTCTCCCCAGAACCCCAGACTCAGACCACCAACTCTCCCCAGAACCCCAGACTCAGACCACCAACTCTCCCCAGAACCCCAGACTCAGACCACCAACTCCCCCAGAACCCCAGACTCAGACCACCAACTCCCCCAGACTCAGACCACCAACTCCCCCAGAACCCCAGACTCAGACCACCAACTCTCCCCAGAACCCCAGACTCAGACCACCAACTCTCCCCAGAACCCCAGACTGAGACCACCAACTCCCCCAGAACCCCAGACTCAGACCACCAACTCCCCCAGAACCCCAGACTCAGACCACCAACTCCCCCAGAACCCCAGACTCAGACCAACTCCCCCAGAAACCCTGACTCAGACCACCAACTCCCCCAGAACCCCAGACTCAGACCACCAACTCCCCCAGAACCCCAGACTCAGACCACCAACTCCCCCAGAACCCCAGACTCAGACCACCAACTCCCCCAGAACCCCAGACTCAGACCACCAACTCCCCCAGAACCCCAGACTCAGACCACTAACTCCCCCAGAAACCCTGACTCAGACCACCAACTCCCCAGAAACCCTGACTCAGACCACCAACTCCCCCAGAACCCCAGACTCAGACCACCAACTCCCCCAGAACCCCAGACTCAGACCACCAACTCCCCCAGAACCCCAGACTCAGACCACCAACTCTCCCCAGAACCCCAGACTCAGACCACCAACTCTCCCCAGAACCCCACACTCAGACCACCAACTCTCCCCAGAACCCCAGACTCAGACCACCAACTCTCCCCAGAACCCCAGACTCAGACCACCAACTCTCCCCAGAACCCCAGACTCAGACCACCAACTCTCCCCAGAACCCCAGACTCAGACCACCAACTCCCCCAGAACCCCAGACTCAGACCACCAACTCCCCCAGACTCAGACCACCAACTCCCCCAGAACCCCAGACTCAGACCACCAACTCTCCCCAGAACCCCAGACTCAGACCACCAACTCTCCCCAGAACCCCAGACTGAGACCACCAACTCCCCCAGAACCCCAGACTCAGACCACCAACTCCCCCAGAACCCCAGACTCAGACCACCAACTCCCCCAGAACCCCAGACTCAGACCACCAACTCCCCCAGAACCCCAGACTCAGACCACCAACTCCCCCAGAACCCCAGACTCAGACCAACTCCCCCAGAAACCCTGACTCAGACCACCAACTCCCCCAGAACCCCAGACTCAGACCACCAACTCCCCCAGAACCCCAGACTCAGACCACCAACTCCCCCAGAACCCCAGACTCAGACAACCAACTCCCCCAGAACCCCAGACTCAGACCACCAACTCCCCCAGAACCCCAGACTCAGACCACCAACTCCCCCAGAACCCCAGACTCAGACCACCAACTCCCCCAGAACCCCAGACTCAGACCACCAACTCCCCCAGAACCCCAGACTCAGACCACCAACTCCCCCAGAACCCCAGACTCAGACCACCAACTCCCCCAGAACCCCAGACTCAGACCACCAACTCCCCCAGAACCCCAGACTCAGACCACCAACTCCCCCAGAAACAGACCACCAACTCCCCCAGAAGCAGCAGTCCTGCGCTAGAGACCCATAA